The following proteins come from a genomic window of Miscanthus floridulus cultivar M001 chromosome 2, ASM1932011v1, whole genome shotgun sequence:
- the LOC136535833 gene encoding plasma membrane ATPase-like isoform X2 translates to MGMASSDDMAMADLETGEEEEVLRRLGTAEEAGLTDNEAARRLRLHGPNVVVLSHHVRLHSGSLLPHEGSMLQRFLTALFSLWGWDHVFPKYNNMVRIILNSMSWITVLTAMVSLAITSAGQRSCELAIVIFIVATSLIACFIAKLVLEYAKAPLETKAHAPRAKVLRDGRWRDVHAANLVPGDIIFLKVGDIVPANARVLRFQKIDTMTCWAKRSVDCAHGFLIYYAWTVSCGQGTAVVIATGRGIPRSTLRLYPQRYARPGQLKEGVMLAGCFCASLVLVGTIAEIVLSSLFQKQNCSGIPLNAHFMPLIGGIPMPMPAFLYLALALGSVRLCFLGIASRGTVALEDLASMDVILFNMTGTLTCNQPCFVRDKIEMFADGVNKDRAIILAARASRSQHELYIEPIDAAILRLLDDPEQARFGVEVLEHHACFFVALKLMFQTTYIDESNGSKCCVFKGDPAKVAHQCGCSKEVKEKISMIMDELALDGYQAIAVDSCWEFIALLPYTDDLRSDSADAIDSLIYLGLDIRVLTESPLSTTKQVCGKLGKLGTNVVPAHSVFELARNNIEVHSNINGISDLFPEDKSDIVRRLRNFGCHCAMVGYEFLDHDAIGESHIGISVADATDYTKSESDLVLTRTALIPVSSAVQISRKICQMMRSYTIFTISSTVHLFGIRVILHLWNFDLSSILAFMITACNYCEHQFQKSTTFICDICCLFYFFSLSLFLFPGTSFAMLFERVELNKSPDKWRVQKIITSGAAFGSYIVLTTAIFYRVARTANPFACKFKHISLMGSDEEIRAALFLQMSTVNQAIALFVHSDGCCIIRCPGPFVTFAFVVSQMVATQKVVHGDLNFALTKGIGCVRAGLIWLYNLVLLLTLVLVCRKWRRTKMTSEKLLTICMRSAILHIVLIWFLYVILDVRVHQPVSS, encoded by the exons ATGGGCATGGCGTCGTCGGATGATATGGCCATGGCGGACCTG GAgacgggggaggaggaggaggtgctgcGCCGGCTAGGCACGGCGGAGGAGGCGGGCCTCACCGACAACGAGGCTGCGCGACGCCTCCGCCTCCACGGCCCCAACGTCGTCGTCCTCTCGCACCACGTACGTCTCCACTCTGGATCCCTCCTCCCGCAC GAGGGCAGCATGCTTCAAAGATTCTTGACGGCGCTCTTCTCGCTCTGGGGATGGGATCATGTCTTCCCCAAGTACAATAACATGGTCCGGATCATACTTAACTCCATGTCGTGGATTACAGTACTGACTGCAATGGTGTCTCTTGCCATCACCTCAGCTGGCCAAAGATCATGCGAGTTGGCCATCGTAATTTTCATAGTAGCTACAAGCCTCATAGCATGCTTTATTGCAAAGCTTGTGTTAGAGTATGCTAAGGCTCCACTGGAGACCAAGGCCCACGCACCAAGGGCCAAGGTTCTGAGAGATGGGAGGTGGAGAGATGTACATGCAGCAAATCTGGTCCCAGGGGATATCATATTTCTCAAGGTTGGGGACATCGTCCCAGCCAATGCTCGCGTACTTCGGTTTCAGAAAATCGACACAATGACTTGCTGGGCCAAAAGGTCTGTTGATTGTGCGCATGGCTTCCTCATATACTATGCTTGGACTGTTTCCTGTGGCCAAGGAACTGCTGTTGTCATTGCAACTGGCCGTGGCATTCCTAGAAGCACACTGCGGCTCTACCCACAACGTTATGCTCGACCTGGGCAGCTTAAAGAAGGAGTCATGCTTGCTGGCTGCTTTTGTGCTTCCCTGGTACTTGTTGGCACTATTGCTGAGATAGTATTAAGCTCTTTGTTCCAGAAACAAAACTGCAGTGGCATACCACTCAACGCCCATTTTATGCCATTGATTGGTGGAATTCCGATGCCAATGCCTGCTTTTCTCTACTTGGCATTGGCATTGGGATCTGTGAGGCTTTGTTTTCTGGGTATTGCTAGCCGAGGGACAGTTGCACTTGAAGATCTAGCAAGTATGGATGTAATCCTCTTCAACATGACTGGTACTTTAACTTGTAATCAGCCCTGTTTTGTCCGGGACAAGATTGAGATGTTTGCAGATGGTGTTAATAAAGACCGTGCCATAATTTTAGCTGCACGGGCGTCGAGATCTCAACATGAGTTGTACATCGAACCAATTGATGCAGCTATCCTACGCCTCCTTGATGATCCAGAGCAG GCACGATTTGGTGTTGAAGTCTTAGAGCACCATGCCTGTTTCTTTGTTGCACTGAAGCTGATGTTCCAGACTACATACATCGATGAAAGCAATGGGTCCAAGTGCTGCGTATTCAAAGGTGATCCTGCAAAG GTTGCTCATCAATGTGGCTGCAGCAAAGAAGTTAAAGAGAAAATAAGCATGATAATGGATGAACTTGCTCTTGATGGATATCAGGCCATAGCT GTAGACTCATGTTGGGAGTTTATTGCCCTTCTGCCTTACACAGATGACCTTAGAAGTGATAGTGCTGATGCTATTGATAGCCTTATCTATCTGGGTTTAGATATAAGAGTCCTCACAG AGAGCCCATTGTCGACCACAAAGCAGGTTTGTGGAAAGCTTGGAAAACTAGGCACCAATGTGGTACCTGCACATTCAGTGTTTGAGTTAGCTCGCAATAACATTGAAGTCCATTCAAACATCAACGGGATTTCTGATCTCTTTCCAG AGGACAAAAGCGATATAGTAAGAAGACTAAGAAATTTCGGTTGTCATTGTGCAATGGTTGGGTATGAATTTCTTGATCATGATGCCATAGGAGAAAGCCATATTGGAATTTCAGTTGCTGATGCAACTGATTACACAAAAAGTGAATCTGATCTTGTTTTGACTCGGACTGCGCTGATACCTGTTTCTTCGGCTGTACAAATCAGTAGGAAGATTTGTCAGATGATGAGAAGCTACACT ATATTCACCATTTCATCAACTGTCCATCTT TTTGGTATCCGTGTCATTTTACATTTATGGAACTTTGACTTGTCAAGTATCCTGGCTTTCATGATTACCGCTTGTAATTACTGTGAGCATCAGTTCCAAAAGTCCACAACCTTTATTTGCGATATATgttgtcttttttattttttttccttgtCTCTATTTTTATTTCCAGGTACATCCTTCGCAATGTTATTCGAAAGGGTGGAATTGAACAAGTCACCAGATAAATGGAGAGTACAGAAAATCATTACAAGCGGTGCTGCTTTTGGAAGCTACATAGTTCTTACTACAGCCATTTTTTATAGGGTTGCAAGAACTGCAAACCCTTTTGCA TGTAAATTCAAACATATATCACTGATGGGCAGTGATGAGGAAATCAGAGCTGCTTTGTTCCTTCAGATGAGCACAGTAAACCAGGCTATTGCACTCTTTGTTCATTCTGATGGTTGCTGCATCATAAGATGCCCTGGGCCTTTTGTCACATTTGCCTTTGTTGTTTCCCAAATG GTGGCAACGCAAAAAGTTGTCCATGGCGATTTGAATTTTGCACTAACAAAGGGTATCGGCTGTGTTAGGGCTGGATTGATATGGTTGTACAACTTAGTCCTACTTTTGACCCTGGTTTTAGTTT GTCGCAAATGGAGACGCACAAAGATGACTAGTGAAAAGTTGTTGACAATATGCATGCGTTCAGCTATCCTACACATAGTTCTTATCTGGTTTCTGTACGTGATACTTGATGTTAGGGTACATCAGCCAGTCTCAAGTTAG
- the LOC136535833 gene encoding plasma membrane ATPase-like isoform X1 yields MGMASSDDMAMADLETGEEEEVLRRLGTAEEAGLTDNEAARRLRLHGPNVVVLSHHVRLHSGSLLPHEGSMLQRFLTALFSLWGWDHVFPKYNNMVRIILNSMSWITVLTAMVSLAITSAGQRSCELAIVIFIVATSLIACFIAKLVLEYAKAPLETKAHAPRAKVLRDGRWRDVHAANLVPGDIIFLKVGDIVPANARVLRFQKIDTMTCWAKRSVDCAHGFLIYYAWTVSCGQGTAVVIATGRGIPRSTLRLYPQRYARPGQLKEGVMLAGCFCASLVLVGTIAEIVLSSLFQKQNCSGIPLNAHFMPLIGGIPMPMPAFLYLALALGSVRLCFLGIASRGTVALEDLASMDVILFNMTGTLTCNQPCFVRDKIEMFADGVNKDRAIILAARASRSQHELYIEPIDAAILRLLDDPEQARFGVEVLEHHACFFVALKLMFQTTYIDESNGSKCCVFKGDPAKVAHQCGCSKEVKEKISMIMDELALDGYQAIAVGHQVDSCWEFIALLPYTDDLRSDSADAIDSLIYLGLDIRVLTESPLSTTKQVCGKLGKLGTNVVPAHSVFELARNNIEVHSNINGISDLFPEDKSDIVRRLRNFGCHCAMVGYEFLDHDAIGESHIGISVADATDYTKSESDLVLTRTALIPVSSAVQISRKICQMMRSYTIFTISSTVHLFGIRVILHLWNFDLSSILAFMITACNYCEHQFQKSTTFICDICCLFYFFSLSLFLFPGTSFAMLFERVELNKSPDKWRVQKIITSGAAFGSYIVLTTAIFYRVARTANPFACKFKHISLMGSDEEIRAALFLQMSTVNQAIALFVHSDGCCIIRCPGPFVTFAFVVSQMVATQKVVHGDLNFALTKGIGCVRAGLIWLYNLVLLLTLVLVCRKWRRTKMTSEKLLTICMRSAILHIVLIWFLYVILDVRVHQPVSS; encoded by the exons ATGGGCATGGCGTCGTCGGATGATATGGCCATGGCGGACCTG GAgacgggggaggaggaggaggtgctgcGCCGGCTAGGCACGGCGGAGGAGGCGGGCCTCACCGACAACGAGGCTGCGCGACGCCTCCGCCTCCACGGCCCCAACGTCGTCGTCCTCTCGCACCACGTACGTCTCCACTCTGGATCCCTCCTCCCGCAC GAGGGCAGCATGCTTCAAAGATTCTTGACGGCGCTCTTCTCGCTCTGGGGATGGGATCATGTCTTCCCCAAGTACAATAACATGGTCCGGATCATACTTAACTCCATGTCGTGGATTACAGTACTGACTGCAATGGTGTCTCTTGCCATCACCTCAGCTGGCCAAAGATCATGCGAGTTGGCCATCGTAATTTTCATAGTAGCTACAAGCCTCATAGCATGCTTTATTGCAAAGCTTGTGTTAGAGTATGCTAAGGCTCCACTGGAGACCAAGGCCCACGCACCAAGGGCCAAGGTTCTGAGAGATGGGAGGTGGAGAGATGTACATGCAGCAAATCTGGTCCCAGGGGATATCATATTTCTCAAGGTTGGGGACATCGTCCCAGCCAATGCTCGCGTACTTCGGTTTCAGAAAATCGACACAATGACTTGCTGGGCCAAAAGGTCTGTTGATTGTGCGCATGGCTTCCTCATATACTATGCTTGGACTGTTTCCTGTGGCCAAGGAACTGCTGTTGTCATTGCAACTGGCCGTGGCATTCCTAGAAGCACACTGCGGCTCTACCCACAACGTTATGCTCGACCTGGGCAGCTTAAAGAAGGAGTCATGCTTGCTGGCTGCTTTTGTGCTTCCCTGGTACTTGTTGGCACTATTGCTGAGATAGTATTAAGCTCTTTGTTCCAGAAACAAAACTGCAGTGGCATACCACTCAACGCCCATTTTATGCCATTGATTGGTGGAATTCCGATGCCAATGCCTGCTTTTCTCTACTTGGCATTGGCATTGGGATCTGTGAGGCTTTGTTTTCTGGGTATTGCTAGCCGAGGGACAGTTGCACTTGAAGATCTAGCAAGTATGGATGTAATCCTCTTCAACATGACTGGTACTTTAACTTGTAATCAGCCCTGTTTTGTCCGGGACAAGATTGAGATGTTTGCAGATGGTGTTAATAAAGACCGTGCCATAATTTTAGCTGCACGGGCGTCGAGATCTCAACATGAGTTGTACATCGAACCAATTGATGCAGCTATCCTACGCCTCCTTGATGATCCAGAGCAG GCACGATTTGGTGTTGAAGTCTTAGAGCACCATGCCTGTTTCTTTGTTGCACTGAAGCTGATGTTCCAGACTACATACATCGATGAAAGCAATGGGTCCAAGTGCTGCGTATTCAAAGGTGATCCTGCAAAG GTTGCTCATCAATGTGGCTGCAGCAAAGAAGTTAAAGAGAAAATAAGCATGATAATGGATGAACTTGCTCTTGATGGATATCAGGCCATAGCTGTAGGACATCAA GTAGACTCATGTTGGGAGTTTATTGCCCTTCTGCCTTACACAGATGACCTTAGAAGTGATAGTGCTGATGCTATTGATAGCCTTATCTATCTGGGTTTAGATATAAGAGTCCTCACAG AGAGCCCATTGTCGACCACAAAGCAGGTTTGTGGAAAGCTTGGAAAACTAGGCACCAATGTGGTACCTGCACATTCAGTGTTTGAGTTAGCTCGCAATAACATTGAAGTCCATTCAAACATCAACGGGATTTCTGATCTCTTTCCAG AGGACAAAAGCGATATAGTAAGAAGACTAAGAAATTTCGGTTGTCATTGTGCAATGGTTGGGTATGAATTTCTTGATCATGATGCCATAGGAGAAAGCCATATTGGAATTTCAGTTGCTGATGCAACTGATTACACAAAAAGTGAATCTGATCTTGTTTTGACTCGGACTGCGCTGATACCTGTTTCTTCGGCTGTACAAATCAGTAGGAAGATTTGTCAGATGATGAGAAGCTACACT ATATTCACCATTTCATCAACTGTCCATCTT TTTGGTATCCGTGTCATTTTACATTTATGGAACTTTGACTTGTCAAGTATCCTGGCTTTCATGATTACCGCTTGTAATTACTGTGAGCATCAGTTCCAAAAGTCCACAACCTTTATTTGCGATATATgttgtcttttttattttttttccttgtCTCTATTTTTATTTCCAGGTACATCCTTCGCAATGTTATTCGAAAGGGTGGAATTGAACAAGTCACCAGATAAATGGAGAGTACAGAAAATCATTACAAGCGGTGCTGCTTTTGGAAGCTACATAGTTCTTACTACAGCCATTTTTTATAGGGTTGCAAGAACTGCAAACCCTTTTGCA TGTAAATTCAAACATATATCACTGATGGGCAGTGATGAGGAAATCAGAGCTGCTTTGTTCCTTCAGATGAGCACAGTAAACCAGGCTATTGCACTCTTTGTTCATTCTGATGGTTGCTGCATCATAAGATGCCCTGGGCCTTTTGTCACATTTGCCTTTGTTGTTTCCCAAATG GTGGCAACGCAAAAAGTTGTCCATGGCGATTTGAATTTTGCACTAACAAAGGGTATCGGCTGTGTTAGGGCTGGATTGATATGGTTGTACAACTTAGTCCTACTTTTGACCCTGGTTTTAGTTT GTCGCAAATGGAGACGCACAAAGATGACTAGTGAAAAGTTGTTGACAATATGCATGCGTTCAGCTATCCTACACATAGTTCTTATCTGGTTTCTGTACGTGATACTTGATGTTAGGGTACATCAGCCAGTCTCAAGTTAG
- the LOC136535833 gene encoding plasma membrane ATPase-like isoform X4: MGMASSDDMAMADLETGEEEEVLRRLGTAEEAGLTDNEAARRLRLHGPNVVVLSHHVRLHSGSLLPHEGSMLQRFLTALFSLWGWDHVFPKYNNMVRIILNSMSWITVLTAMVSLAITSAGQRSCELAIVIFIVATSLIACFIAKLVLEYAKAPLETKAHAPRAKVLRDGRWRDVHAANLVPGDIIFLKVGDIVPANARVLRFQKIDTMTCWAKRSVDCAHGFLIYYAWTVSCGQGTAVVIATGRGIPRSTLRLYPQRYARPGQLKEGVMLAGCFCASLVLVGTIAEIVLSSLFQKQNCSGIPLNAHFMPLIGGIPMPMPAFLYLALALGSVRLCFLGIASRGTVALEDLASMDVILFNMTGTLTCNQPCFVRDKIEMFADGVNKDRAIILAARASRSQHELYIEPIDAAILRLLDDPEQLMFQTTYIDESNGSKCCVFKGDPAKVAHQCGCSKEVKEKISMIMDELALDGYQAIAVGHQVDSCWEFIALLPYTDDLRSDSADAIDSLIYLGLDIRVLTESPLSTTKQVCGKLGKLGTNVVPAHSVFELARNNIEVHSNINGISDLFPEDKSDIVRRLRNFGCHCAMVGYEFLDHDAIGESHIGISVADATDYTKSESDLVLTRTALIPVSSAVQISRKICQMMRSYTIFTISSTVHLFGIRVILHLWNFDLSSILAFMITACNYCEHQFQKSTTFICDICCLFYFFSLSLFLFPGTSFAMLFERVELNKSPDKWRVQKIITSGAAFGSYIVLTTAIFYRVARTANPFACKFKHISLMGSDEEIRAALFLQMSTVNQAIALFVHSDGCCIIRCPGPFVTFAFVVSQMVATQKVVHGDLNFALTKGIGCVRAGLIWLYNLVLLLTLVLVCRKWRRTKMTSEKLLTICMRSAILHIVLIWFLYVILDVRVHQPVSS, from the exons ATGGGCATGGCGTCGTCGGATGATATGGCCATGGCGGACCTG GAgacgggggaggaggaggaggtgctgcGCCGGCTAGGCACGGCGGAGGAGGCGGGCCTCACCGACAACGAGGCTGCGCGACGCCTCCGCCTCCACGGCCCCAACGTCGTCGTCCTCTCGCACCACGTACGTCTCCACTCTGGATCCCTCCTCCCGCAC GAGGGCAGCATGCTTCAAAGATTCTTGACGGCGCTCTTCTCGCTCTGGGGATGGGATCATGTCTTCCCCAAGTACAATAACATGGTCCGGATCATACTTAACTCCATGTCGTGGATTACAGTACTGACTGCAATGGTGTCTCTTGCCATCACCTCAGCTGGCCAAAGATCATGCGAGTTGGCCATCGTAATTTTCATAGTAGCTACAAGCCTCATAGCATGCTTTATTGCAAAGCTTGTGTTAGAGTATGCTAAGGCTCCACTGGAGACCAAGGCCCACGCACCAAGGGCCAAGGTTCTGAGAGATGGGAGGTGGAGAGATGTACATGCAGCAAATCTGGTCCCAGGGGATATCATATTTCTCAAGGTTGGGGACATCGTCCCAGCCAATGCTCGCGTACTTCGGTTTCAGAAAATCGACACAATGACTTGCTGGGCCAAAAGGTCTGTTGATTGTGCGCATGGCTTCCTCATATACTATGCTTGGACTGTTTCCTGTGGCCAAGGAACTGCTGTTGTCATTGCAACTGGCCGTGGCATTCCTAGAAGCACACTGCGGCTCTACCCACAACGTTATGCTCGACCTGGGCAGCTTAAAGAAGGAGTCATGCTTGCTGGCTGCTTTTGTGCTTCCCTGGTACTTGTTGGCACTATTGCTGAGATAGTATTAAGCTCTTTGTTCCAGAAACAAAACTGCAGTGGCATACCACTCAACGCCCATTTTATGCCATTGATTGGTGGAATTCCGATGCCAATGCCTGCTTTTCTCTACTTGGCATTGGCATTGGGATCTGTGAGGCTTTGTTTTCTGGGTATTGCTAGCCGAGGGACAGTTGCACTTGAAGATCTAGCAAGTATGGATGTAATCCTCTTCAACATGACTGGTACTTTAACTTGTAATCAGCCCTGTTTTGTCCGGGACAAGATTGAGATGTTTGCAGATGGTGTTAATAAAGACCGTGCCATAATTTTAGCTGCACGGGCGTCGAGATCTCAACATGAGTTGTACATCGAACCAATTGATGCAGCTATCCTACGCCTCCTTGATGATCCAGAGCAG CTGATGTTCCAGACTACATACATCGATGAAAGCAATGGGTCCAAGTGCTGCGTATTCAAAGGTGATCCTGCAAAG GTTGCTCATCAATGTGGCTGCAGCAAAGAAGTTAAAGAGAAAATAAGCATGATAATGGATGAACTTGCTCTTGATGGATATCAGGCCATAGCTGTAGGACATCAA GTAGACTCATGTTGGGAGTTTATTGCCCTTCTGCCTTACACAGATGACCTTAGAAGTGATAGTGCTGATGCTATTGATAGCCTTATCTATCTGGGTTTAGATATAAGAGTCCTCACAG AGAGCCCATTGTCGACCACAAAGCAGGTTTGTGGAAAGCTTGGAAAACTAGGCACCAATGTGGTACCTGCACATTCAGTGTTTGAGTTAGCTCGCAATAACATTGAAGTCCATTCAAACATCAACGGGATTTCTGATCTCTTTCCAG AGGACAAAAGCGATATAGTAAGAAGACTAAGAAATTTCGGTTGTCATTGTGCAATGGTTGGGTATGAATTTCTTGATCATGATGCCATAGGAGAAAGCCATATTGGAATTTCAGTTGCTGATGCAACTGATTACACAAAAAGTGAATCTGATCTTGTTTTGACTCGGACTGCGCTGATACCTGTTTCTTCGGCTGTACAAATCAGTAGGAAGATTTGTCAGATGATGAGAAGCTACACT ATATTCACCATTTCATCAACTGTCCATCTT TTTGGTATCCGTGTCATTTTACATTTATGGAACTTTGACTTGTCAAGTATCCTGGCTTTCATGATTACCGCTTGTAATTACTGTGAGCATCAGTTCCAAAAGTCCACAACCTTTATTTGCGATATATgttgtcttttttattttttttccttgtCTCTATTTTTATTTCCAGGTACATCCTTCGCAATGTTATTCGAAAGGGTGGAATTGAACAAGTCACCAGATAAATGGAGAGTACAGAAAATCATTACAAGCGGTGCTGCTTTTGGAAGCTACATAGTTCTTACTACAGCCATTTTTTATAGGGTTGCAAGAACTGCAAACCCTTTTGCA TGTAAATTCAAACATATATCACTGATGGGCAGTGATGAGGAAATCAGAGCTGCTTTGTTCCTTCAGATGAGCACAGTAAACCAGGCTATTGCACTCTTTGTTCATTCTGATGGTTGCTGCATCATAAGATGCCCTGGGCCTTTTGTCACATTTGCCTTTGTTGTTTCCCAAATG GTGGCAACGCAAAAAGTTGTCCATGGCGATTTGAATTTTGCACTAACAAAGGGTATCGGCTGTGTTAGGGCTGGATTGATATGGTTGTACAACTTAGTCCTACTTTTGACCCTGGTTTTAGTTT GTCGCAAATGGAGACGCACAAAGATGACTAGTGAAAAGTTGTTGACAATATGCATGCGTTCAGCTATCCTACACATAGTTCTTATCTGGTTTCTGTACGTGATACTTGATGTTAGGGTACATCAGCCAGTCTCAAGTTAG